The Arvicola amphibius chromosome 5, mArvAmp1.2, whole genome shotgun sequence genome contains the following window.
TGCTGCAGAGACCTGCTCCTAGACCTTAGGCATGGTCCTGGGGTTCCCTCTATTCCACACGGCTCCAGGGTCTTGTCTTGTGTTAGATGTCCGGGGAcaaccctccccctccaccccgcACCACCATCCTTGCGGTGCGCGGAGGGCAGAGCGTTTGTTTTGGACCGAGAGCTCAAGCTGCGTGGGTggttggagaagggaggggggttTGTTTTGATGAGCAGGGTTGCCCCCTcccccgcgcgcgcgcgcggcgCTGCGTGGCTTGCCGCTTGTCCCCAAGGAAGGACTAAAATCTGTGAACAGGGATGTCCCTGCCGCCCAGGGTAGGGGGCGGGCATTAGCCGTGGCCATTAGGGTGCTGGCGGGATTCCCTCGCTCGCGCAGCCTCGCTGCGGAGCGCTCTCCTAGCTGCAGTAGAGGGGGGATTCTCTGTTTGCGTCAGCTGTTGAATTGGGCTCTGCCACTGGAGCAGGTCCCGGAACATTGCAATCTGCTGCTATCAATTATTAACCACATCACTGGTAGCCGGGCGACCTCTTGCCTGGCCGCGTCGGTTCTCATCGTCCAGTGATTGCTCTCCAGTAACcaggcctctctcttctctttcctaccAGAGTCATTTTCGGACATCGCTCTGAATAACGAGAAGGCGATGGTGGAGACAAGTTATTCCAGCCAAACTACTCGGTTGCCTCCCATCACCTACACTGGCCGCTTCTCCCTGGAGCCTGCACCCAACAGTGGCAACACTTTGTGGCCTGAACCTCTTTTTAGCCTAGTCAGTGGCCTCGTGAGCATGTCCAATCCTCCGGTCTCTTCGTCTTCAGCATCTTCTCCAGCGGCTTCAacgtcttcctctgcctcccagagcccACCCCTGAGCTGCGCTGTGCCCTCCAACGACAGCAGCCCCATTTACTCAGCTGCGCCCACTTTCCCCACTCCCAACACTGACATTTTTCCTGAGCCCCAAAGCCAGGCCTTTCCCACCTCGGCAGGCACAGCCCTACAGTACCCGCCTCCTGCCTACCCTGCCACTAAGGGTGGCTTCCAGGTTCCCATGATCCCTGATTATCTGTTTCCACAGCAACAAGGAGACCTGGGCCTGGGCACCCCAGACCAGAAGCCCTTCCAGGGTCTGGAGACCCGTACCCAGCAGCCTTCACTTACCCCACTCTCCACTATTAAGGCCTTCGCCACTCAGTCGGGCTCCCAGGACTTAAAGGCTCTTAATAGCACCTACCAGTCCCAGCTCATCAAACCCAGCCGCATGCGCAAGTACCCTAACCGGCCCAGCAAGACGCCCCCCCACGAACGTCCATACGCCTGCCCGGTCGAGTCCTGCGATCGCCGCTTTTCTCGCTCTGACGAGCTCACCCGCCACATCCGCATCCACACAGGCCAGAAACCCTTCCAGTGTCGAATCTGCATGCGCAACTTCAGTCGCAGTGACCACCTTACCACCCACATCCGCACCCACACAGGCGAGAAGCCTTTTGCCTGTGACATTTGTGGGAGAAAGTTTGCCAGGAGCGATGAACGCAAGAGGCATACCAAAATCCACTTACGACAGAAGGACAAGAAAGCAGACAAAAGTGTTGTGGCCTCTTCGGCCACCTCGTCCCTCTCTTCCTACCCGTCCCCAGTGGCTACCTCTTACCCATCCCCCGCCGCCACCTCATTTCCGTCCCCTGTGTCCACCTCCTACTCCTCTCCTGGCTCCTCTACCTACCCATCTCCTGCACACAGTGGCTTCCCCTCGCCCTCAGTGGCCACCACCTATGCCTCAGTTCCACCTGCTTTCCCTGCCCAGGTCAGCAGCTTCCCTTCGGCAGCGGTCACCAACTCCTTCAGCACCTCGACTGGGCTTTCGGACATGACAGCCACCTTTTCTCCTAGGACAATTGAAATTTgctaaaaggggaaaagaaaagagagggaggtgggaaaccatgaaagacaaTAAAGGACAGGAGGGAGCTGGCCACCAGAAGGGGCTCCTCTTAGGTCAAAGCCAAGTCCTTCCTCTGGTCCAAGGGAGGAGGTCTGTTGGCCAACGGCCCTTTCACTTGCCGTCCCAGCTTCCCGTTCCTATTCCCTTTGACTTCAGCTGCCTGGAACGGCCATGTCCAAGTTCTTCACCTCTACCCAAAGAACTTGATTTGCATGGGTATTGGGTAAATCATTTCAGTATCATCTCCATCATACGCCTGACCCTGGCTCCCCTCAGTGCTACAACATCAAGTTGGCAAAATGGGTTTGGGTCCTCGGAACCCCGCCCGGTATCTTTGTACAGCGTCTGTGCCgtgggttttgttttccttggggTATTGACGTGAAGATAATTTGCATACTCTATTGTATTCTTTGGAGTTCCGCTCTcacttgggggggagggggagcagagccAGGCAAACCAATGGTGATCCTCTATTTTGTGATGACGCTGCTGTGACAATATGTTTGGAGCATCTTTTGAAGCAGCAGTCCTAGGTATTAACCAGAGCATGTGTCAGAGTGTTCCGTTAACCTCTTTGTAAATAATGCTCGACTGTACTCTCACATGTGACAAAGtatggtttgtttggttttttgtttttattttgttttttttttttgaaaaaaatatttgcccGTCCCTTTGGTTTAAAAAGTTTCACGTCTTGGTGCCTTTTGTGTGACACGCCTTGCCGATGGCTTGACATGTGCAATTGTGAGGGACACGCTCACCTCTAGCCTTAAGCGGGTAGGAGTGATGTCTTGGGGAAGGCTTTgagagaaaaatgaggaagaggGCTGAGCTGAGCTTTGGTTCTCCAGAatgtaagaagaaaaaatttaaaacaaaatctgaactctcaaaagtctatttttttaactgaaaatgtaaatttatacatatattcaggAGTTGGAATGTTGTAGTTACCTACTGAGTAGGCGGCAATTTTTTGTATGTTATGAACATGAAGTTcattattttgtggttttattttactttgtactTGTGTTTGCTTAAACAAAGTGACTTGTTTGGCTTATAAACACATTGAATGCGCTTTATTGCCCATGGGATATGTGGTGTATATCCTTCcgaaaaattaaaaggaaaataaagaaactgtaagTGGTTATGTGTTTCCTGGGCTAGGGGGAGGGCTGTGCAACATCCATTCCTGCCTAAAAGGGGGTTGAGGTTTTCTTCAGACTGTGGCtttacagatgtgtgtgcatgtgtgttggtgctgggaactgaccatGCACATGTTAAGTAGCATATCCcttgagtcccagcacttggcaggcagagctctgtgagttcgaggccagcctggtctacagagtgagttccaggacagccagagaaaccttggatcaaaaacaaaacaaacaaaaaaaaaaagcaggcactCCCGTACTCCCGTTCCACTATGTCAGGCTTCTTCTGTCAGTGTGGTGGGCTGTAGCAGCCTAAGGTGGCCTTGTGGCCAGAGGCACGAGCTAATGCCACCTTTTACCTTTACCCAGAATTGGAGAAATCTGGTCCCTGCCAGATGTTCTTGGGGTAGACACGAGGTAGACAACACAGGCTGAGTCAACTTCTCCATCCTTGCAAGGACCCAGCAACTTCGAAGCAGGGGCCAGTTCTCCAGCCAAAACCTTCCAGGAAGGAAAGCTCATCCCTTTGCCAGTTGGAAAGGCCATTCTTGGCAGCTTCCTGGGAGATGGCAGGGTGAATAGGAGGTGGCAAAGTGTGTTCCCATTGAATAGGAGTACACAGTACAAGGATTTCTTGACTCTGGTCCCTAAAGGATGCTCAGGGCTGGGGTGCTCCTGGGTTTGTGAGCATCTCTCTGCTCAGTGAGAGCCTTTGGCTTGGccatgacagacagacaagaacagttcCTGTTCCAGGAATGCAGATGGTTGGGGAGATGGAGATGTGCGCCAAAAACTACAACACAATGATACGTTACACAATCAGGGCAAGCGTGTGGCTCTCCGGATACACAAAGACAGTCACCCAATCCAGCTGGGGACTTAGAAGAGGTGGGAAAGTTAAACTGGGCAGCCTACGTAGGGGTGGACCTCAGTGCCTCTGTGTTCCCAAGTCGGGAAGACAGTGGCCATTAATGTCCAGTGTAGTTAGCATGGAGTGCTGTGGAAACACCACCTCTAGCTCCAATGTGCCTCATCTTCTGCGAATTCACCAGATACCCACGATCTTAGGGCAGGTGGCACAGTAACCTTGGTGTGCTGGAATTCTCCAGTCTTGGCTCCACACTCACCTTCTGACCCCAGACATCTCAGGAACTAGGTGGAGTCAAGGTGaactcacccccacccctctgcttcctctgaggGCCCTTCAGGTCCTCAGCCCTCACCTCCTAGGTCCCAGAGAATGCCAGTAGTCCCTTAGCATTAGCCTAGTTCTTGTGCATTCTCTCCTCCCCTGCCAACACTTTTCTCTGCCCTTTCCCATGAATCCAGATCCCTTAGCCTAGACCAGGGGGAACCAGGCACCTTATCTAGACAAGGGCACAGCCCTGTTAGCCTCCCGGCAAAACTGCCAAGTCCCCACAGGACATTTGTGTTGGCAGACCTCTTCCTAGCCCCGCCTACCCTTCCCCATCTCACTCTAGGCTCATGCAGGTCTGTGCCTGTTAGACATTCTTTAGAGTTTCTCACCCTGGATTCCCAAGAAACAAAGTGCATCGGAAGTACACTtgtgtgggaaggaggaagcaaggaCAGTCCCTTTACAGCACAGTGTCTCCTGTATGAAGACTCTAGGATAAGCTTACCAGACCAATTTCCCAGAGGGTCCATCCCACCGCCGTCTTGTCC
Protein-coding sequences here:
- the Egr1 gene encoding early growth response protein 1, whose protein sequence is MAAAKAEMQLMSPLQISDPFGSFPHSPTMDNYPKLEEMMLLSNGAPQFLGAAGAPEGSGGNSNSSSSSSSSGGGSGGGSNSGSSAFNPQGESGEQPYEHLTTESFSDIALNNEKAMVETSYSSQTTRLPPITYTGRFSLEPAPNSGNTLWPEPLFSLVSGLVSMSNPPVSSSSASSPAASTSSSASQSPPLSCAVPSNDSSPIYSAAPTFPTPNTDIFPEPQSQAFPTSAGTALQYPPPAYPATKGGFQVPMIPDYLFPQQQGDLGLGTPDQKPFQGLETRTQQPSLTPLSTIKAFATQSGSQDLKALNSTYQSQLIKPSRMRKYPNRPSKTPPHERPYACPVESCDRRFSRSDELTRHIRIHTGQKPFQCRICMRNFSRSDHLTTHIRTHTGEKPFACDICGRKFARSDERKRHTKIHLRQKDKKADKSVVASSATSSLSSYPSPVATSYPSPAATSFPSPVSTSYSSPGSSTYPSPAHSGFPSPSVATTYASVPPAFPAQVSSFPSAAVTNSFSTSTGLSDMTATFSPRTIEIC